The following coding sequences lie in one Bacteroidales bacterium genomic window:
- the rffA gene encoding dTDP-4-amino-4,6-dideoxygalactose transaminase: MIPFNKPYLTGKEMHYMYQAVYSGKISGNGMFTQKCHQFFEERYGFKKALLTTSCTDALEMCAILADIQPGHEVIVPSYTFVSTALAFVRQGANIVFADSRSDHPGIDEDKIEGLITPKTKAIVPVHYAGVACDMDKIMEIAGKYNLLVIEDAAQAIESFYTGADGIKRPLGSIGHMAAFSFHETKNINSGEGGLLAINDDRFIKRSEIIWEKGTNRAEFFRGEINKYGWVDIGSSFLPSEIIAAYLWAQLEHIDEIQRKRIELWEGYFNSLKDWTVSLGIKAPVITEYATNNAHMFYLICRDAFQRDLILNFLKSKGILAVFHYLSLHKSKFYVERYAGDELCNADSYSERLIRLPLYHGLTLEEHNFILSELKHFSKTNIY; the protein is encoded by the coding sequence CATCAATTTTTTGAAGAGCGTTATGGATTTAAAAAGGCACTATTAACAACTTCATGTACCGATGCACTGGAAATGTGTGCTATACTTGCGGATATCCAACCTGGGCATGAGGTTATTGTACCTTCTTACACATTTGTTTCGACTGCGCTTGCTTTTGTCAGGCAGGGAGCAAATATTGTTTTTGCCGATAGCCGTTCAGACCATCCGGGGATTGATGAAGATAAAATTGAAGGTTTAATCACTCCAAAAACTAAGGCAATTGTTCCGGTTCATTACGCCGGTGTTGCCTGTGACATGGACAAGATTATGGAAATAGCCGGAAAGTATAACTTGTTGGTTATAGAAGATGCTGCACAAGCTATTGAGTCATTTTACACCGGTGCTGATGGCATCAAAAGACCGCTGGGAAGCATTGGTCACATGGCAGCATTTTCGTTTCACGAAACCAAGAACATCAATTCGGGTGAGGGCGGTTTACTGGCTATTAATGATGATAGATTTATCAAACGCTCTGAAATTATCTGGGAAAAAGGAACCAACCGCGCTGAGTTTTTCAGAGGTGAAATCAATAAGTATGGTTGGGTTGATATTGGCTCCTCTTTCTTACCTTCAGAAATTATTGCCGCATACCTTTGGGCTCAACTGGAGCATATAGATGAAATTCAAAGAAAACGGATTGAATTGTGGGAGGGGTATTTTAACTCACTGAAAGACTGGACGGTTTCATTGGGTATTAAAGCTCCAGTAATTACGGAATATGCAACGAATAATGCGCACATGTTTTATTTAATTTGTCGTGATGCCTTTCAAAGAGATCTCATCCTGAATTTTCTTAAAAGTAAAGGTATTTTGGCCGTATTCCATTATTTGAGTCTGCACAAATCAAAATTTTATGTTGAGAGGTACGCTGGTGATGAATTATGCAATGCTGATTCCTATTCGGAAAGATTAATCAGACTGCCTTTATACCATGGCCTGACCTTGGAAGAGCACAATTTTATTTTATCTGAGTTAAAACATTTTTCTAAAACAAACATTTACTGA